One stretch of Longimicrobiaceae bacterium DNA includes these proteins:
- a CDS encoding alpha/beta hydrolase produces the protein MSTILKEHAMNTMTEQTANATPSEDRSRSRGRGKTPPTSPDTIVLVHGFWVTPRSWERWIPYYQGKGYRVLAPAYPGLEVEVEALNSDPSRIEQLTVRAIIDHLEEIVRRVDPPPILMGHSAGGAFVQILLDHGYGAAGIVIDSAPTEGVLVAPLSQLRSTFPVLRDPANHHRAVGLTFEQWNYAFTNTVGEAESREFYERYHVPASGRIVWDGVLANFIPGPQGVFVDYHNDARAPLLFISGAEDHLMPPSVQRSNARHYKSATVTEVKEFPGRAHLMPALPGWEEVADFALDWASRHVHIDAAHANPAES, from the coding sequence GTGTCGACTATCCTGAAGGAGCACGCGATGAACACCATGACCGAGCAAACCGCGAACGCCACCCCGAGCGAAGACAGGTCCCGGAGCAGAGGCAGGGGGAAGACACCGCCCACCAGCCCCGACACCATCGTCCTCGTTCACGGCTTCTGGGTGACCCCTCGCAGCTGGGAGCGCTGGATCCCCTACTATCAGGGGAAGGGATACCGCGTCCTGGCCCCCGCCTATCCGGGGCTGGAGGTGGAGGTCGAGGCGCTGAACAGCGACCCCTCCCGCATCGAGCAGCTGACCGTTCGGGCGATCATCGACCACCTGGAGGAGATCGTACGCCGGGTGGATCCCCCACCCATCCTGATGGGGCACTCCGCGGGCGGGGCGTTCGTGCAGATCCTGCTCGACCACGGGTATGGCGCGGCAGGCATCGTCATCGACTCGGCGCCGACCGAGGGCGTCCTGGTGGCGCCCCTATCACAACTCCGGTCGACGTTCCCGGTACTGAGAGATCCGGCCAACCACCACCGAGCGGTGGGGCTCACCTTCGAGCAGTGGAATTACGCCTTCACGAACACCGTCGGCGAGGCCGAGTCGCGGGAGTTTTACGAGCGCTACCACGTACCGGCGTCGGGCAGGATCGTCTGGGACGGCGTGCTGGCCAATTTCATCCCGGGACCGCAGGGCGTCTTCGTCGACTATCATAATGACGCCCGCGCGCCGCTCCTGTTCATCTCGGGTGCCGAAGACCACCTCATGCCGCCGTCCGTGCAGCGGTCGAACGCCCGGCACTACAAGTCGGCAACGGTCACGGAGGTGAAGGAATTCCCCGGCCGCGCGCACCTGATGCCGGCTCTTCCCGGCTGGGAGGAGGTCGCCGATTTCGCGCTCGACTGGGCCAGCCGGCACGTCCACATCGACGCCGCACACGCGAATCCCGCTGAGTCGTGA
- a CDS encoding LuxR family transcriptional regulator encodes MSVLTEAAPRSPMRMRRRNHGRVVRQGIGRAESLRFLTEGDDVPAGSLDYPAGRRAPEFLDRFAERAVLHQLVAHVRAGQSQVLVLRGEAGCGKTALLEQLSETATGCRIAWATGVESEMELAFAGLHSLSAGLLSNLDKLPEPQREALSTAFGMSSGPPPDRFLVGLAVLSLLSERAEDQPLVCIVDDAQWLDPVSLQTLAFVARRLLAEGVGLVFAVRDHDSEGVLDGLPELEIPGLDAEHARMLLDAIIPGPLDEQVKTRILEETRGNPLALIELPSCLTPAELAGGMGFPDAHQLASRIERGFVQRSEELPRDAQLLLLTAAAEPTGDPGLLWRAAERLGLGGEAGVAAETAGLIDLGVRVRFPHPLVRSAIYAASNPSDRRDIHRALADVTDPLLDPDRRAWHRAHATALPDEEAATEMMVAADRAQARGGLSAAAAFMQRASELTPDAAVRVERTLTAAQTKLDVADFASASTLVAAAGLGPLDDLQRARLERLHAQIVFATQRGRDAPAVLLNAARRLESLDDALARETYLEAISSALFAGRLGTGPHARELAEKARVLLPQTPLSVADLLLDGLVKRFTEGYAASVAPLTRALRSLVDADDLGSHHRWLWLACRLAQELWDDELWSALAARGARVGRASGRLSLLAHSVNHLAAFHVHSGAFAQAALLIDEANMITQATRLPRLTYAECKLDAARGDPVRMQAISNLSLEDAASRGEGWAFDLYWSLSAFMYNGRGQYDRALSEARQAREDEDVIAYGSPLVELMEAAVRVGDFDEAAAALDVLSTRTRAAGTEWALGIEARCRGLLTDDEACYEESIERLTRSHAAIDLARSHLVYGEWLRRANRRVDARKHLRTAYESFRQMGAAAFAERARRELLATGETVRRRAGEGVETLTPQEVHVAMMACEGHTNPQIGARLFISARTVEYHLRKVFRKLGIAGRRELRDALAEVTQQTAAGLA; translated from the coding sequence ATGAGCGTTCTCACGGAAGCTGCGCCGCGCTCCCCGATGCGCATGCGTCGGAGAAACCACGGACGGGTGGTGCGGCAGGGAATCGGCAGGGCTGAATCCCTTCGGTTCCTGACAGAGGGGGATGACGTCCCTGCAGGATCGCTCGACTACCCGGCTGGCCGGCGGGCTCCCGAGTTTCTGGACCGGTTCGCTGAGCGCGCCGTGCTGCATCAGCTGGTGGCGCACGTACGTGCGGGCCAGAGCCAGGTCCTGGTGCTGCGGGGCGAGGCGGGTTGTGGGAAGACCGCGCTTCTCGAGCAGCTATCGGAAACCGCCACCGGATGTCGGATCGCCTGGGCAACGGGCGTCGAATCGGAGATGGAGCTGGCCTTCGCCGGGCTGCATTCCCTGTCCGCGGGCCTGCTGAGCAACCTCGACAAGCTCCCGGAGCCACAGCGCGAGGCCCTGAGCACGGCCTTCGGCATGAGCTCAGGACCGCCTCCGGATCGATTTCTGGTGGGTCTGGCCGTACTCAGCCTTCTGTCTGAGCGGGCCGAGGATCAGCCGCTCGTCTGCATCGTCGACGACGCGCAGTGGCTCGACCCCGTATCGTTGCAGACGCTGGCTTTCGTCGCTCGTCGCTTGCTCGCCGAGGGCGTGGGATTGGTATTCGCGGTCCGCGATCACGACAGCGAGGGTGTACTCGACGGGTTGCCGGAGCTCGAGATTCCCGGTCTGGATGCCGAGCACGCCCGGATGCTGCTGGACGCGATCATCCCGGGCCCGCTCGACGAACAGGTGAAGACCCGGATCCTCGAGGAAACGCGCGGCAATCCTCTGGCGCTGATCGAGCTGCCAAGCTGCCTGACGCCGGCGGAGCTCGCCGGTGGGATGGGCTTCCCCGACGCCCACCAGCTGGCGAGCCGCATCGAGCGAGGGTTCGTGCAGCGCTCTGAAGAGCTTCCGCGCGACGCTCAGCTGCTCCTGCTGACTGCAGCCGCCGAACCGACGGGCGATCCGGGATTGCTGTGGCGCGCCGCGGAGCGTCTCGGGCTCGGTGGAGAGGCGGGGGTTGCGGCCGAGACCGCGGGATTGATCGATCTCGGCGTGCGGGTCCGCTTCCCGCATCCGCTCGTTCGCTCGGCGATTTACGCCGCATCGAATCCGAGCGATCGTCGCGACATCCATCGAGCACTGGCTGACGTCACGGATCCGTTGCTCGACCCCGACCGGCGGGCCTGGCATCGCGCCCACGCAACGGCACTGCCGGACGAGGAGGCGGCCACTGAGATGATGGTTGCGGCCGACCGCGCGCAGGCGCGCGGGGGCCTGTCTGCAGCCGCTGCCTTTATGCAGCGGGCTTCGGAGTTGACCCCCGATGCCGCCGTACGCGTCGAGCGTACGCTGACAGCGGCGCAGACGAAGCTCGATGTCGCCGACTTCGCATCGGCATCCACGCTCGTGGCCGCTGCCGGGTTGGGGCCGCTCGATGACCTCCAGAGAGCGCGCCTGGAGCGATTGCACGCTCAGATCGTGTTCGCCACCCAGCGCGGACGCGATGCACCGGCGGTATTGCTCAATGCGGCCCGACGGCTCGAATCCTTGGACGACGCCCTTGCCCGCGAGACCTACCTCGAGGCGATCTCGTCGGCGTTGTTCGCGGGCCGCCTGGGTACCGGCCCGCACGCCCGCGAGCTCGCCGAGAAGGCGCGTGTACTGCTCCCGCAGACGCCGCTGAGTGTCGCGGACCTGCTGCTCGACGGACTCGTGAAACGGTTCACCGAAGGGTACGCAGCTTCCGTCGCTCCGCTGACCCGCGCGCTGCGCTCGCTCGTCGACGCCGATGACCTCGGGTCGCATCATCGATGGCTCTGGCTGGCCTGCCGTCTCGCGCAGGAACTGTGGGACGACGAGCTCTGGTCAGCGCTTGCGGCACGCGGTGCGCGGGTGGGACGCGCAAGCGGAAGGCTGAGCTTGCTCGCCCATTCCGTCAATCATCTCGCCGCCTTCCACGTCCATTCCGGAGCCTTTGCCCAGGCAGCGCTGCTGATCGACGAAGCCAACATGATCACGCAGGCGACGCGGCTCCCACGGCTGACATACGCGGAATGCAAACTGGACGCGGCCCGCGGCGACCCCGTCCGGATGCAGGCGATATCCAATCTGTCGCTGGAGGATGCCGCCAGCCGCGGGGAAGGTTGGGCATTCGATCTGTACTGGAGTCTGTCGGCGTTCATGTACAATGGCCGGGGCCAATATGACAGAGCCCTTTCGGAGGCCCGGCAGGCGCGTGAAGACGAGGATGTGATCGCGTACGGCTCGCCATTGGTCGAACTGATGGAGGCCGCTGTCCGCGTTGGAGACTTCGACGAGGCGGCCGCAGCCCTCGACGTTCTGAGCACGCGGACCCGGGCGGCCGGCACCGAGTGGGCGTTGGGAATCGAGGCGCGCTGTCGTGGGCTGCTCACTGACGACGAGGCGTGCTACGAGGAATCGATCGAGCGGCTCACCCGCAGCCACGCGGCGATCGATCTGGCTCGCAGTCACCTCGTCTACGGGGAGTGGCTCCGCCGGGCGAACCGGCGGGTGGACGCGCGCAAGCACCTGCGGACCGCCTATGAAAGCTTCAGGCAGATGGGCGCCGCGGCGTTTGCGGAGCGTGCCCGCCGCGAGCTCCTCGCAACCGGCGAGACAGTCCGCCGGCGAGCGGGAGAGGGGGTGGAGACGCTGACGCCTCAGGAAGTTCACGTCGCGATGATGGCCTGCGAGGGGCACACCAACCCCCAGATCGGTGCCCGCTTGTTCATCAGCGCGCGCACGGTCGAGTACCATCTCCGAAAGGTGTTCCGAAAGCTCGGCATCGCCGGCCGACGGGAGCTACGTGACGCGCTCGCGGAGGTCACGCAGCAGACGGCTGCGGGTCTCGCCTGA
- a CDS encoding isocitrate lyase/phosphoenolpyruvate mutase family protein: MNPSSATDLSNKCHLLRSLHRPGAPLLLPNAWDVATARAVVAAGFSVVATTSFGVAAALGFDDHENAPPEEMLAAARRIAQGVDVPVTVDAEAGYGMEPRELVEALRDVGAAGCNLEESDHRAGTLRDPAVHAEWLRSVRLAATEIDYPLVINARIDVFLRGYLAGADPATQRQSVPEALERASAYFEAGADCVYPIALGEPEALAHFMSEVRGPVNVTYLPQVRSLADLASLGVARVSWAAFLFHASIAHFESQLHSIKESAVGIPA, from the coding sequence ATGAATCCCTCGAGCGCGACGGACCTGTCGAACAAGTGTCATCTCTTGCGCTCCCTGCACCGGCCCGGTGCGCCTCTGTTGCTTCCGAACGCGTGGGACGTAGCCACTGCTCGGGCCGTGGTCGCGGCGGGGTTTTCGGTGGTGGCCACCACCAGCTTCGGCGTCGCGGCCGCTCTCGGGTTCGATGACCACGAGAACGCTCCTCCTGAAGAGATGCTGGCGGCGGCGCGTCGGATTGCCCAGGGGGTCGATGTCCCGGTGACCGTAGACGCCGAGGCTGGCTACGGGATGGAACCCCGCGAGCTCGTTGAAGCCCTGCGTGACGTCGGCGCCGCTGGATGCAACCTCGAAGAATCGGACCACCGGGCGGGCACCCTCCGCGATCCTGCCGTGCACGCCGAGTGGCTCCGGTCGGTTCGCCTGGCCGCCACGGAGATCGATTACCCGTTGGTCATCAACGCCCGGATCGACGTCTTCCTCCGTGGCTACCTCGCAGGTGCCGACCCGGCGACCCAGCGGCAATCGGTTCCCGAGGCACTCGAGCGCGCCAGCGCCTATTTCGAAGCCGGCGCCGATTGTGTATACCCGATCGCCCTCGGGGAACCGGAGGCGTTGGCTCACTTCATGTCCGAGGTGCGGGGCCCCGTGAACGTCACCTACCTCCCTCAGGTTCGGTCGCTCGCGGACCTCGCTTCCCTCGGGGTAGCGCGGGTGAGCTGGGCCGCCTTCCTGTTCCACGCGTCGATAGCCCATTTCGAGAGCCAGCTTCACTCGATCAAGGAATCTGCTGTCGGCATACCCGCCTAG
- a CDS encoding alpha/beta hydrolase translates to MSTIAERTRNTITTEDGTRIYYKDWGSGPVVTFSHGWPLSADMWDGQMLFLAANGYRVIAHDRRGHGRSSQTPSHNDMNGYADDLAAVIEALDLRDATLVGHSTGGGEVARYIGRHGTARVAKAVLIAAVPPLLLKTEANPEGLPIEVFDGLRASLLKDRSQFYRDLAIQFYGANRPDAQVSQGVLDQFWLWSMQCGLLNAYDSIKAFSETDFTTDLLAFDVPTLVLHGEDDQIVPVHDSARKSARLIKGAKEVYFPGAPHGITATHQDQLNAELLAFLRSGN, encoded by the coding sequence ATGAGCACGATCGCCGAACGCACCCGGAACACCATCACCACCGAGGACGGCACCCGGATCTACTACAAGGATTGGGGCTCCGGACCAGTCGTCACGTTCTCCCACGGATGGCCACTCAGTGCCGACATGTGGGACGGACAGATGCTGTTCCTTGCGGCGAACGGATACCGGGTGATCGCCCACGATCGACGCGGGCACGGCCGGTCCAGTCAGACGCCGTCCCACAACGACATGAATGGCTATGCCGACGATCTGGCGGCGGTGATCGAGGCGCTCGATCTCCGTGACGCCACGCTGGTTGGCCATTCCACCGGGGGCGGTGAGGTCGCGCGCTACATCGGCCGACACGGAACCGCCCGCGTGGCGAAGGCCGTCCTCATCGCCGCAGTCCCGCCGCTCCTGCTCAAGACTGAGGCGAATCCCGAGGGCCTCCCCATCGAGGTGTTCGATGGCCTGCGCGCAAGCCTCCTGAAGGACCGTTCGCAGTTCTATCGCGACCTGGCGATTCAGTTCTATGGCGCGAACCGACCAGATGCCCAGGTCTCACAGGGGGTTCTCGATCAGTTCTGGCTGTGGAGCATGCAGTGCGGCCTCCTCAACGCCTACGACAGCATCAAGGCGTTCTCCGAGACCGATTTCACCACGGATCTTCTCGCCTTCGATGTGCCGACGCTCGTGCTGCACGGCGAGGACGACCAGATCGTGCCGGTGCATGATTCGGCGAGGAAGTCGGCGCGACTGATCAAGGGCGCGAAGGAGGTCTACTTCCCGGGAGCTCCGCACGGCATCACGGCCACTCACCAGGATCAACTGAACGCGGAGTTGCTGGCCTTCCTCAGGAGCGGGAACTAG
- a CDS encoding HD domain-containing protein — protein MATTSAQTALSSPSRLLGGITVSDTPLIREAMEYAREHSEPYLYNHAVRSWLFAVRLAQLRQTAHDPEVIAVGTLLHDIGLTAAASGPRRFEVEGADCARSMAERHGLDERRAQLIWDTVALNSTPSIAAYKETEVALCTAGIGLDWGGFGYDQFPPEEMRGILAAFPRLDMKLRFTDAVCGICISRPETTYDNFARDFGERFVPGYQRPSVVDHLLNAPFED, from the coding sequence ATGGCCACCACGAGCGCTCAGACCGCCTTGAGCAGTCCGTCTCGCCTCCTGGGTGGCATCACGGTGAGCGACACACCGCTCATCCGGGAGGCGATGGAGTATGCCAGGGAGCACTCCGAACCATACCTCTACAATCACGCGGTTCGCTCCTGGCTCTTTGCCGTCCGTCTCGCCCAGCTGCGGCAGACTGCGCACGATCCCGAAGTGATCGCCGTCGGGACATTGCTCCACGACATCGGATTGACCGCGGCCGCCAGCGGCCCGAGGCGCTTCGAGGTCGAAGGGGCTGATTGCGCGAGATCCATGGCGGAACGGCACGGGCTCGACGAACGTCGAGCCCAGTTGATCTGGGACACCGTCGCGCTGAACTCCACCCCTTCAATCGCGGCGTACAAGGAAACGGAGGTCGCCCTCTGCACGGCCGGTATCGGCCTGGATTGGGGCGGGTTCGGTTACGACCAGTTCCCACCGGAGGAGATGCGGGGAATTCTCGCGGCCTTTCCCCGGCTGGACATGAAGCTCCGCTTCACGGATGCCGTCTGTGGCATCTGCATCAGCAGGCCGGAGACCACCTACGACAATTTCGCTCGCGACTTCGGGGAACGTTTCGTCCCCGGGTACCAGCGGCCATCGGTGGTGGATCACCTGCTGAATGCGCCGTTCGAGGACTGA
- a CDS encoding FAD-dependent oxidoreductase, which produces MQTEAPTRSAPLMRAATAPLMFPTLNAAQIARIAAHGSVRPIARGEVLIESGQTDVPFFVVQDGEIEVIRPSSQGDLTIAFHGPGQFTGEVSMVLGRPAMMRVRASGSGQVVQLSRRQMHALIQTDGEISEVLMRALIYRRSELVAQGIGDVLLVGSSHCTATLRIKAFLTRNGHPFKYLDLDRDTDVRDLFARFHLGPTDTPVLISRGDSVLKNPSDETIADYLGFNEGIDRVRLRDVVIVGGGPAGLAAAVYAASEGLDTLVIEASAPGGQAGSSSRIENYLGFPSGISGQELAGRAYAQAQKFGAAVLIAKGAVELICDGGHNRVRLSDGSIISGRSVILATGARYRRPALANLAQFEGAGVYYSATFMEEAQLADDEEVIVVGGANSAGQAAVFLARTGRRIHVLVRSDSLSARMSRYLVRRIEEIPTIQVRTRTEILALEGNGRLERVTWRDGSGTVTSHDVRHVFLMTGAEPNTGWLDGRVALDSKGFIRTGPDLTSEDLAAARWPLQRPPYLLETSRPGVFAVGDVRCANIKRVASAVGEGSIAVSFIHRVLAE; this is translated from the coding sequence ATGCAGACCGAAGCCCCCACCCGTTCCGCGCCGCTCATGAGGGCCGCGACGGCACCCCTTATGTTTCCGACGCTGAATGCCGCCCAGATCGCACGGATCGCGGCCCACGGCTCGGTTCGCCCGATCGCCCGCGGTGAGGTGTTGATCGAGAGCGGTCAGACGGATGTGCCGTTCTTTGTGGTGCAGGACGGGGAGATCGAGGTCATCCGTCCATCGAGCCAGGGCGATCTTACCATCGCGTTCCATGGACCGGGTCAATTCACCGGCGAAGTGAGCATGGTTCTCGGCCGGCCTGCGATGATGCGGGTTCGTGCCAGCGGGTCGGGTCAGGTCGTGCAGTTGAGCCGCCGCCAGATGCACGCGCTCATTCAGACCGACGGCGAGATCAGCGAGGTGCTGATGAGAGCGCTGATCTATCGGCGATCAGAGCTGGTCGCGCAGGGCATCGGCGACGTGCTGCTGGTGGGCTCCAGCCACTGCACGGCCACCCTTCGCATCAAAGCGTTCCTCACCCGCAACGGTCATCCGTTCAAGTACCTCGACCTCGACCGTGACACCGATGTGCGGGATCTATTCGCTCGCTTCCACCTGGGCCCGACCGACACGCCGGTACTGATCTCCCGTGGCGACTCTGTATTGAAGAACCCCAGCGACGAAACGATCGCCGACTACCTCGGCTTCAATGAGGGAATCGACCGGGTGCGCCTTCGCGACGTGGTGATCGTCGGTGGGGGGCCTGCCGGCCTTGCGGCGGCGGTCTACGCGGCTTCCGAGGGGCTCGATACGCTGGTAATCGAGGCCAGTGCGCCTGGCGGCCAGGCAGGATCGAGCTCGAGAATCGAAAACTACCTGGGATTTCCCAGCGGGATCTCCGGTCAGGAGCTGGCCGGACGTGCATATGCTCAGGCACAGAAGTTCGGCGCAGCCGTCCTGATCGCGAAAGGCGCGGTGGAGCTGATCTGCGACGGGGGACACAACCGTGTGAGGCTGAGCGACGGCTCCATCATCAGCGGTCGGTCGGTCATTCTCGCCACGGGAGCCCGCTACCGTAGACCGGCGCTCGCCAATCTCGCTCAGTTCGAGGGCGCCGGAGTTTATTACAGCGCCACGTTCATGGAAGAGGCGCAGCTCGCGGACGACGAGGAGGTGATCGTCGTCGGAGGTGCCAACTCCGCCGGTCAGGCGGCGGTATTTCTCGCCCGGACCGGCAGGAGAATACACGTCCTGGTCCGCTCCGACAGTCTCTCCGCGAGAATGTCGCGCTACCTGGTTCGCCGCATCGAGGAGATTCCGACCATCCAGGTCCGAACTCGAACTGAAATCCTGGCTCTCGAAGGAAACGGGCGCCTGGAGCGCGTGACCTGGCGCGATGGTAGCGGCACGGTCACGAGCCATGATGTCCGGCACGTTTTCCTGATGACCGGGGCTGAACCGAATACCGGCTGGCTCGATGGCCGTGTCGCGCTCGATTCGAAGGGCTTTATCAGGACCGGCCCGGACCTGACATCCGAAGACCTCGCCGCGGCTCGGTGGCCTCTGCAGCGTCCTCCCTATCTCCTCGAAACGTCACGTCCCGGCGTGTTCGCCGTGGGGGATGTTCGCTGCGCGAACATCAAGCGCGTTGCCTCGGCGGTGGGCGAAGGCTCGATCGCAGTCTCGTTCATCCATCGCGTGCTCGCCGAATAG
- a CDS encoding NAD(P)H-binding protein yields MKIVIIGGTGRIGSLVVGRLRAGGHQAIPAAPNTGVNTLTGEGLAEALDGADVVVDVSNSPSFEDAAVLRFFETSTRNLLAAEAVAGVRHHVVLSVVGTGTEGVEESGYFRAKVVQENLIRDSSRPYSIVRATQFYEFIRGIADTSTVGDTVRVPAVLIQPMAAEDVASAVAQVAVGAPVNGVVEVAGPERFRLDELVRQRLLSDQDRREVIADPDARYFGARLREQTLLPGDGASLARTRFDTWLNEAQMAAR; encoded by the coding sequence ATGAAAATCGTGATCATAGGTGGAACCGGCAGGATCGGCTCACTGGTGGTTGGCAGGCTGAGAGCCGGTGGCCACCAGGCCATACCGGCCGCACCAAACACGGGCGTGAACACGCTGACCGGAGAGGGTCTGGCCGAAGCGCTGGATGGCGCGGACGTGGTCGTGGACGTGTCGAACTCGCCGTCCTTCGAGGACGCGGCAGTGCTGAGGTTCTTCGAGACGTCGACGCGAAACCTGCTGGCCGCTGAGGCGGTGGCGGGCGTTCGCCATCACGTCGTGCTATCGGTCGTGGGGACAGGCACGGAAGGGGTCGAAGAGAGCGGCTATTTCCGCGCGAAGGTCGTGCAGGAGAACCTGATTCGAGACTCGTCGCGCCCGTACTCGATTGTCCGTGCGACGCAGTTCTATGAATTCATCAGGGGCATCGCCGACACCTCCACCGTGGGTGACACCGTGCGGGTCCCTGCCGTGCTGATCCAACCCATGGCCGCCGAGGATGTGGCGTCGGCGGTGGCGCAGGTCGCTGTCGGAGCACCGGTGAACGGAGTGGTCGAAGTGGCGGGGCCAGAGCGGTTCCGCCTCGATGAGCTCGTCCGCCAACGCCTCCTGTCGGACCAGGATCGTCGGGAGGTGATCGCCGATCCGGACGCGCGCTACTTCGGCGCGAGGCTGCGGGAGCAGACCCTCCTCCCGGGGGATGGAGCGAGTCTCGCCAGGACCCGCTTTGACACATGGCTGAATGAAGCGCAGATGGCCGCACGGTAG
- a CDS encoding class I SAM-dependent methyltransferase, which produces MSAVKNRHDHHAPGTLIRHARFYDLFAPVVTLGRARRIREAILTRAALSFGERVLDVGCGTGTLAMEIRKKVGSEGVVHGIDASPEMVALAKEKAAARQLDIGYKVAAAQHLPFEDGSFDAILCTMVMHHLPRDQRADAIAEMFRVLVPGGRALIVDLSREGGLLARMNPIVLLHGQQSLETIREVEDLIRKRGFQEVATGALGFGSLGYVLGRKAAAT; this is translated from the coding sequence ATGTCAGCGGTCAAGAATCGACATGATCATCATGCTCCGGGAACCCTGATCCGGCATGCCCGGTTTTATGACCTGTTCGCGCCCGTGGTCACGCTGGGACGTGCGCGGCGAATCCGCGAGGCGATCCTCACACGTGCCGCGCTTTCGTTCGGAGAGCGGGTGCTCGACGTCGGCTGCGGTACCGGGACGCTCGCCATGGAGATCCGGAAGAAGGTGGGGTCCGAGGGGGTGGTGCACGGCATCGATGCATCCCCGGAGATGGTGGCGCTGGCGAAAGAGAAAGCGGCCGCCAGACAGCTCGACATCGGCTATAAGGTGGCCGCTGCGCAGCATCTACCCTTCGAGGATGGCTCTTTCGATGCCATCCTCTGCACGATGGTCATGCACCACCTGCCGCGCGACCAGCGGGCGGACGCGATCGCGGAGATGTTCCGGGTGCTCGTCCCGGGCGGCCGCGCGCTGATTGTCGACCTATCCCGGGAAGGCGGGCTGCTCGCTCGAATGAATCCGATCGTCCTGCTGCACGGTCAACAATCGCTGGAGACGATCCGGGAGGTGGAGGATCTCATCCGGAAACGCGGATTCCAGGAGGTCGCCACCGGCGCGCTGGGATTCGGTAGCCTGGGGTACGTGCTGGGTCGGAAGGCCGCCGCCACGTAG
- a CDS encoding GAF domain-containing sensor histidine kinase, which translates to MTTLVDASDPGLAREFAATGGRRYLRPRIRTRESLQFLTEVGNALVGSLDYQVTLQKVAELAVPRLACYCELALIEDGGVQRVGLGHRKPSQEAQSHRCFFPAEVGTSGPLADVLRSGEPLLLTPNREDLPDMETGNPAEQDLLRLAGATSLLLVPLIARGAVLGALLLASTRTDRFYGPQDLLLAEELARTAALAIDNARLYSEANQAIRARDEVLRIVSHDLRNPIGAIATAATLVLKRSATDSTDVSARMLRTILRASRQATTLIDDLMDLSRIESGRLAVDPRPKPLVPLVMEAVELHAPAARERGIQLSWTVAAPSPVVMVDHARFLQLIGNLLSNAIRFTPPGGQIQIAAATHGDEARCCVTDTGPGIPPDQIPHVFDRFWQAARGDGGGLGLGLAIVQGIATAHGGRVWAENEPGKGARFVFTLPLAAA; encoded by the coding sequence ATGACTACGCTCGTCGATGCGTCCGACCCTGGGCTCGCGAGGGAATTCGCGGCGACCGGCGGACGGAGGTATCTCCGCCCGCGCATCCGCACGCGGGAATCACTGCAATTCCTCACCGAAGTCGGCAACGCCCTCGTCGGGTCGCTCGACTACCAGGTCACGCTGCAGAAAGTGGCCGAGCTTGCGGTACCACGTCTCGCGTGCTACTGCGAGCTCGCCCTGATCGAGGACGGAGGAGTCCAGCGGGTAGGGCTGGGTCACCGGAAGCCCTCGCAGGAGGCGCAGAGCCACAGGTGCTTCTTCCCGGCGGAGGTGGGCACCAGTGGACCCCTGGCCGATGTGCTCCGCTCCGGCGAGCCGCTGCTCCTCACGCCGAATCGCGAAGATCTTCCCGACATGGAGACCGGAAACCCGGCCGAGCAAGACCTCCTTCGGCTCGCCGGAGCGACCTCGTTGCTGCTGGTCCCGCTGATCGCGCGGGGTGCCGTTCTCGGAGCCCTGCTCCTCGCTTCCACCCGGACCGACCGCTTCTACGGTCCGCAGGACCTCCTTCTGGCTGAAGAGCTCGCCCGCACCGCTGCGTTAGCCATCGACAACGCACGTCTCTATTCCGAGGCCAATCAGGCAATCCGGGCGCGCGACGAGGTTCTACGAATCGTTTCCCACGATCTGCGAAATCCGATCGGCGCCATAGCGACAGCGGCGACGCTGGTGCTGAAGCGGTCCGCGACGGACTCAACGGACGTGAGCGCGCGAATGCTGCGAACGATCCTTCGCGCCTCGCGACAGGCCACTACCTTGATCGATGACCTGATGGATCTGTCGCGGATCGAGAGCGGGCGCCTGGCGGTCGATCCCCGGCCAAAGCCACTGGTGCCACTCGTCATGGAAGCGGTCGAGCTTCACGCGCCCGCGGCTCGGGAGAGGGGCATCCAGCTCAGTTGGACCGTAGCGGCGCCGTCGCCGGTGGTGATGGTGGACCACGCGCGCTTTCTGCAGCTCATCGGGAATCTCCTGTCCAACGCCATCAGGTTCACGCCGCCAGGTGGCCAGATCCAGATCGCCGCGGCAACCCACGGGGATGAAGCGCGTTGCTGCGTGACGGATACCGGCCCGGGGATTCCACCGGACCAGATCCCCCACGTCTTTGACCGATTCTGGCAGGCAGCCCGAGGCGACGGGGGAGGACTCGGGCTCGGGCTTGCCATCGTACAGGGGATCGCTACGGCGCATGGAGGACGCGTCTGGGCCGAAAATGAACCGGGAAAGGGTGCCCGGTTCGTGTTCACCCTTCCCCTGGCCGCGGCCTGA